One stretch of Anabrus simplex isolate iqAnaSimp1 chromosome 3, ASM4041472v1, whole genome shotgun sequence DNA includes these proteins:
- the LOC136866149 gene encoding hexamerin, which yields MRTTVLALAILAVAAASVYPTERKIADKDYLLKQKKILQLFVRVHQPNMFLDLKAIGDNYDIAANLDHYNDAKVVKEFLAMYKTGLLPRGEVFSVLYQPHMEQAIKIFDVFYAAKDWDTLLKTACWARDRVNEAQFVYALTVALLHRQDTHDVVLPPIYEITPHFFVDSQTIQKAYQARMEAVGVETNDVHTVVIPTNQTSIWWNVNPEQQLSYFTEDVGLNAYHTYFHLMYPFWLTAKNYGLNLDRYGELFYYTQQQLLARYNFERLSVGLPEVDILLFNKPIKTGYTSGLRYKNGLEIPTRPDNVEIQNEDFVRVEQIEDVESRLRDAVDLGYVIAEDGSKVSIYEKNGVDILGNQIATIGQSLNYRYYKTLYYLLKSLVGRVVDPIHRHDVAPGTLENFMTSLRDPVYYSMCRRIDIIFQKYKEVLGQYTYDELAFPGVRIENVEVDKLVTYFENFDIDLLNAINVNNIEEAQKLNIVARQQRLTNKPFTYKVVVSSEREANVMVRVFIGPKYDITGQEFDLDTVRKYMVELDRFPFKVVSGRTVIVRNSHDSAVFAKDPFTYQTLVNRVEDGILGKRTLHVDEIVNKCGFPERLLLPRGQVNGLPVTFFVMVTPYDGPVQEFPRAFASCGVGYNAQYPDMKPMGYPFDRVIKDYDFVTPNMFWKDVLIFHKKTSDVNFHN from the exons ATGAGGACTACGGTACTGGCATTGGCAATTCTCGCTGTCGCGGCTGCCTCCGTTTACCCGACGGAGCGCAAGATCG CCGATAAGGACTACCTGCTAAAGCAGAAGAAAATTCTGCAGCTGTTTGTTCGTGTCCATCAGCCCAATATGTTCTTGGATCTGAAGGCCATCGGTGATAACTACGACATCGCTGCCAACCTTGATCATTACAAT gatGCCAAGGTGGTAAAGGAATTCCTCGCCATGTACAAGACAGGCTTACTGCCCCGCGGAGAGGTATTCTCTGTGTTGTACCAACCACATATGGAACAGGCCATCAAGATCTTCGATGTGTTCTACGCCGCCAAGGACTGGGACACTCTGCTGAAG ACCGCTTGCTGGGCTCGCGACCGTGTCAACGAGGCTCAGTTCGTGTACGCTCTGACTGTAGCTCTGCTCCACCGCCAGGACACTCACGATGTTGTGCTACCACCCATTTACGAGATCACCCCACACTTCTTCGTGGATAGCCAGACCATCCAGAAGGCTTACCAAGCCCGCATGGAAG CTGTCGGAGTTGAAACAAATGATGTCCACACCGTGGTGATCCCCACAAACCAGACTAGCATTTGGTGGAATGTCAACCCCGAACAGCAGCTCAGCTATTTCACTGAGGATGTTGGTCTCAACGCATACCACACCTACTTTCACCTCATGTACCCATTCTGGTTGACCGCCAAGAACTATGGACTTAACCTGGACCGCTACGGTGAATTGTTCTACTACACTCAACAACAGCTATTGGCCCGCTACAACTTTGAACGCTTGTCTGTTGGTCTCCCCGAGGTTGACATTCTCCTCTTTAACAAACCCATCAAG ACTGGCTACACCTCTGGTCTCCGTTACAAGAACGGTCTTGAGATCCCCACTCGTCCAGACAACGTTGAGATCCAGAACGAAGATTTCGTGAGAGTAGAACAGATTGAGGACGTGGAAAGCAGACTGCGTGATGCCGTCGATCTAGGATACGTCATCGCT GAGGATGGTTCTAAGGTGTCTATCTACGAGAAGAATGGCGTCGATATCCTCGGCAACCAGATTGCAACTATTGGACAGTCACTCAACTACCGCTACTACAAGACTTTGTACTACCTTCTGAAGTCTCTTGTTGGACGTGTAGTCGATCCCATCCACAGACATGAT gttgcTCCTGGAACTCTTGAGAACTTCATGACTTCCCTCAGGGATCCTGTCTACTACAGCATGTGCAGACGTATTGACATCATCTTCCAGAAATACAAGGAGGTCTTGGGCCAGTACACTTATGATGAA CTTGCTTTCCCAGGAGTTAGGATTGAGAATGTTGAGGTCGACAAGTTGGTGACATACTTCGAAAACTTCGACATTGATCTCTTGAACGCCATCAATGTCAATAACATCGAGGAAGCTCAGAAACTAAACATCGTTGCCCGTCAACAGCGATTGACCAACAAACCATTCACCTACAAGGTTGTAGTGAGCTCCGAAAGGGAAGCCAACGTGATGGTCCGTGTGTTCATTGGGCCCAAGTACGATATCACCGGTCAGGAATTCGATCTGGACACTGTGAGAAAGTACATGGTTGAACTCGACCGCTTCCCATTCAAGG TTGTGTCTGGAAGGACCGTGATTGTTCGCAACTCTCACGACTCCGCTGTGTTTGCCAAGGACCCCTTCACCTACCAGACCCTGGTGAACAGGGTTGAGGACGGTATCCTGGGCAAGAGGACTTTGCACGTCGATGAG ATCGTCAACAAGTGTGGCTTCCCTGAGCGTCTCCTGCTCCCAAGGGGTCAAGTTAACGGTCTCCCAGTCACTTTCTTCGTCATGGTGACTCCTTATGACGGTCCAGTACAGGAATTCCCTAGAGCTTTCGCCAGCTGTGGTGTGGGTTACAACGCTCAGTACCCTGATATGAAACCCATGGGCTACCCCTTCGACCGTGTCATCAAAGACTACGACTTCGTCACTCCCAACATGTTTTGGAAAGACGTACTCATCTTCCACAAGAAGACTAGCGACGTAAACTTCCACAACTAA